In Bacillus cytotoxicus NVH 391-98, the following are encoded in one genomic region:
- a CDS encoding tetratricopeptide repeat protein gives MQKFEQAVSYIENGEVEKGLQQLKEQVKQGTDEEKYDIARYYHTLGFVDEALAIAEDLHLLYPEESEFTIFLAELYIDLDKEDEAIEVLHDIPEDDDFYVQSLLLVADLFQMQGFDDVAEQKLLKAKEIMPEEPVIIFGLAELYSSKGEEKKAIQYYQSLLAEHKVMGGVIIALRLAETLSAVGNWEEAIPYYEEGLEEQKDIHSLFGYAFTLYQGEEYPRAISVWQELKELDPEYASLYMYLAKCYEKEGMLQESYETLHDGIKVDELSVPLYVELANIAAKLGKMAEAEEVLQKALRLDPGHLGAILKYVYILKGQEKYEELIRVVENARESGEQDAQLLWDLAFAKKQLEMYSDALKHYESAYTSFKNHPDFLEEYGYFLLEEGMRKEAKEVFTRLIQLDPTQIHIEELLYNLEDFS, from the coding sequence ATGCAAAAGTTTGAACAAGCTGTTTCCTATATTGAAAATGGAGAGGTAGAAAAAGGTTTACAGCAATTAAAAGAACAGGTGAAGCAAGGGACGGACGAGGAGAAATACGATATTGCTCGCTATTATCATACACTTGGGTTTGTAGATGAAGCGCTCGCGATTGCAGAGGATTTACACCTTCTATATCCTGAAGAAAGTGAATTTACAATATTTTTAGCAGAGCTATATATTGATTTAGATAAAGAAGATGAAGCAATTGAGGTACTTCATGATATTCCTGAAGATGACGATTTTTATGTACAATCTTTATTACTTGTTGCGGATTTATTCCAAATGCAAGGATTTGATGATGTTGCCGAACAAAAACTATTAAAGGCGAAAGAAATCATGCCAGAAGAGCCTGTCATTATATTTGGTCTTGCTGAATTGTATAGCAGTAAAGGAGAAGAGAAAAAGGCGATTCAGTATTATCAATCATTACTTGCCGAACATAAAGTAATGGGAGGCGTTATTATCGCTCTTCGCCTTGCAGAAACGTTAAGTGCGGTTGGAAATTGGGAAGAAGCAATCCCTTATTATGAAGAAGGATTAGAAGAACAGAAAGATATTCATTCTTTATTCGGATATGCATTTACTCTTTATCAAGGAGAAGAATATCCACGAGCGATTAGTGTTTGGCAAGAATTGAAGGAATTAGATCCAGAATATGCATCATTATATATGTATTTGGCGAAATGCTACGAAAAAGAAGGGATGCTTCAAGAAAGCTATGAAACACTTCACGATGGTATTAAAGTCGATGAGTTATCTGTGCCGCTTTATGTAGAATTGGCAAATATTGCAGCGAAGCTAGGAAAGATGGCGGAAGCAGAGGAAGTTCTTCAAAAGGCTCTGCGATTAGATCCAGGACATTTAGGAGCAATATTAAAATATGTCTATATCTTAAAAGGGCAAGAAAAATACGAAGAATTAATTCGTGTTGTAGAAAATGCAAGAGAAAGTGGAGAGCAGGATGCGCAATTACTTTGGGATCTTGCATTTGCTAAAAAACAATTAGAAATGTATTCGGATGCATTAAAACACTATGAAAGTGCATATACTTCTTTTAAGAATCATCCCGATTTCTTGGAAGAGTACGGTTACTTCTTATTAGAAGAAGGGATGCGAAAAGAGGCGAAAGAAGTATTTACACGCTTAATACAACTAGATCCGACACAAATTCATATTGAGGAATTGTTATATAATTTAGAGGATTTTTCATAA
- a CDS encoding demethylmenaquinone methyltransferase, producing MQQSKEERVHDVFEKISDKYDVMNSVISFQRHKAWRKETMRIMDVKPGSKALDVCCGTADWTIALANAVGPNGEVKGLDFSENMLAVGKEKVKALGLEQVELMHGNAMELPFEDHTFDYVTIGFGLRNVPDYMHVLKEMTRVVKPGGKVICLETSQPTMIGFRQIYILYFKYIMPLFGKIFAKSYKEYSWLQESASTFPGMKELARMFEDAGLERIQVKPFTFGVAAMHLGVKPESE from the coding sequence ATGCAGCAATCAAAAGAAGAAAGAGTACATGATGTCTTTGAGAAAATCTCTGATAAATATGATGTAATGAATTCAGTAATTAGTTTTCAAAGACATAAAGCGTGGCGCAAAGAAACAATGCGCATTATGGATGTTAAACCTGGTAGTAAAGCATTAGATGTATGCTGTGGAACCGCAGATTGGACGATTGCACTTGCGAATGCAGTAGGGCCAAATGGTGAGGTGAAAGGTTTAGACTTCAGCGAAAATATGCTAGCTGTTGGGAAAGAAAAGGTGAAGGCTTTAGGATTAGAGCAAGTAGAACTTATGCATGGGAATGCGATGGAACTTCCATTTGAGGATCATACATTTGATTACGTAACAATTGGATTTGGTTTGCGGAATGTTCCAGATTATATGCACGTATTGAAAGAAATGACACGAGTAGTCAAACCTGGCGGAAAAGTCATTTGTTTGGAGACATCACAACCAACGATGATTGGTTTTCGTCAAATATACATCTTATATTTCAAATATATAATGCCGTTATTTGGAAAAATATTTGCGAAAAGTTATAAGGAATACTCCTGGCTTCAAGAGTCAGCAAGTACATTTCCAGGAATGAAGGAATTAGCAAGAATGTTTGAAGATGCTGGACTTGAGCGAATACAAGTAAAACCATTTACCTTTGGAGTAGCTGCTATGCATTTAGGGGTTAAGCCAGAATCAGAGTAG
- the aroB gene encoding 3-dehydroquinate synthase — protein sequence MESIHIQTTSKKYDVYVGKHVLSSLTEVVQRMKPAVSNVMIISDESVATLHLQKVKEALQIKQDVFSFVIPSGEKEKSFENFYAVHTAALENKLDRNSLIIALGGGMIGDLAGFVAATFMRGIRFVQVPTTLLAHDSAVGGKVAINHPLGKNMIGAFHQPEAVLYHTPFLDSLPEKEWRSGFAEVIKHALIGDVELYHWLKNNVTTLADLRDDKLVYVLKRAIPVKAKIVAQDETEKGVRAHLNFGHTLGHALEKESGYGNITHGDGVAIGMLFAIFLSEQMYKIDLRYKELKQWFLQYGYPSIPRHLKVDRLVNVMKQDKKANAGTIRMVLMQEYGGVHVVSISDKTVHTSLEAFQKDMVLGEEMNFE from the coding sequence ATGGAAAGTATACACATTCAAACAACATCCAAAAAATATGATGTATATGTTGGCAAACATGTCCTATCCTCTTTAACAGAGGTTGTTCAACGTATGAAACCAGCTGTTTCAAATGTTATGATCATTTCTGATGAATCTGTTGCAACCTTGCATTTACAAAAAGTAAAAGAGGCTTTGCAAATAAAGCAAGATGTGTTTTCATTTGTTATTCCAAGTGGAGAAAAAGAAAAGTCATTTGAAAATTTCTATGCAGTCCATACAGCGGCACTTGAGAACAAGCTCGATCGTAATTCATTAATAATTGCACTAGGTGGCGGAATGATTGGCGATTTAGCAGGATTTGTAGCAGCTACATTTATGCGGGGGATTCGCTTTGTTCAAGTACCCACAACACTGTTGGCACATGATAGTGCAGTGGGCGGGAAGGTGGCCATTAACCATCCTTTAGGGAAAAACATGATCGGGGCGTTTCATCAGCCAGAAGCGGTGTTATACCATACGCCATTTCTAGATTCATTACCTGAAAAAGAATGGCGCTCTGGCTTTGCTGAAGTAATCAAACACGCTTTAATCGGAGATGTAGAATTATATCATTGGTTAAAAAACAATGTGACAACATTGGCGGATTTACGAGATGATAAATTAGTTTATGTATTAAAACGTGCAATCCCTGTCAAAGCGAAGATTGTAGCGCAAGATGAGACAGAAAAAGGGGTGCGTGCACATTTGAACTTTGGGCATACATTAGGACATGCCTTAGAAAAAGAATCGGGATATGGCAATATCACGCATGGTGACGGTGTTGCAATCGGCATGTTATTTGCCATATTTTTAAGTGAACAAATGTATAAGATTGACCTCAGGTATAAAGAATTAAAACAGTGGTTTTTGCAGTATGGTTACCCGAGCATACCAAGGCATTTGAAGGTGGATCGTCTTGTAAATGTTATGAAACAAGATAAAAAAGCAAATGCTGGAACAATTCGTATGGTACTTATGCAGGAATATGGGGGCGTACATGTCGTATCTATTTCAGATAAGACCGTTCACACTTCATTAGAAGCATTTCAAAAAGATATGGTACTAGGTGAAGAAATGAATTTTGAATGA
- a CDS encoding ReoY family proteolytic degradation factor, protein MNTPVSVNEKKDFVKWFLNNYQLKQRECVWILNYLMSHDQLMHKVHFVEHAKYCPRGLIMSANCVKETPFHFFKQNVMTTDAEKSFHDIRLNRDEDIYIQLNFKSSFQNPNYVAVLEENPYLPKHIEVNEKDRLLAERFLEESVFSFRRNRLLKQIDEALDNHDQEAFQRLTAELKTL, encoded by the coding sequence ATGAATACCCCTGTTTCTGTAAACGAGAAGAAGGATTTTGTGAAATGGTTTTTAAATAATTACCAACTGAAACAGCGTGAATGTGTATGGATTTTAAATTATTTAATGAGTCATGATCAATTAATGCATAAAGTTCACTTTGTAGAACATGCAAAATATTGTCCGCGTGGCTTGATCATGTCAGCTAATTGCGTGAAAGAAACTCCGTTTCATTTTTTTAAACAAAATGTAATGACAACGGATGCGGAAAAATCTTTTCATGACATTCGTCTCAATCGGGATGAAGATATTTATATTCAACTTAATTTTAAATCGTCGTTTCAAAACCCAAATTATGTGGCGGTATTGGAGGAAAATCCATATTTACCAAAGCATATTGAAGTAAACGAGAAGGATCGTTTACTTGCAGAACGCTTTTTAGAAGAAAGTGTTTTTTCATTCCGAAGAAATCGTCTTTTAAAGCAAATTGACGAGGCGTTAGACAATCATGATCAAGAAGCTTTTCAGAGACTAACAGCTGAATTGAAAACTTTATAA
- a CDS encoding QcrA and Rieske domain-containing protein: MSEKEHRVSRRQFLNYTLTGVGGFMAAGIFMPMTRFALDPVLRKEDGGELVAVAQVKEVTTEPKRFDFKVKQVDGWYKSEEPKSAWVYKDESGDIVALSPVCKHLGCTVNWNSDKAHPNQFYCPCHAGRYTKDGVNIKGTPPLAPLDVYESKVKNGTLYLGKAKPRGGAK, translated from the coding sequence GTGAGTGAGAAAGAGCATCGTGTATCAAGAAGACAGTTTTTGAACTACACACTTACAGGTGTGGGAGGGTTTATGGCAGCTGGAATTTTCATGCCGATGACACGCTTTGCACTTGATCCAGTATTAAGAAAAGAAGATGGGGGAGAACTGGTTGCTGTTGCACAAGTAAAAGAGGTTACGACAGAGCCAAAACGTTTTGACTTCAAGGTAAAACAAGTTGATGGATGGTACAAGTCTGAGGAGCCTAAATCTGCATGGGTGTATAAAGATGAAAGCGGAGACATTGTTGCACTTTCCCCAGTTTGTAAGCATTTAGGATGTACAGTAAACTGGAATTCTGACAAGGCACATCCAAATCAATTTTATTGCCCGTGTCATGCTGGACGGTACACAAAAGATGGCGTCAATATTAAAGGTACACCGCCTCTTGCTCCGTTAGATGTGTACGAATCAAAAGTAAAAAATGGAACACTTTATTTAGGAAAAGCTAAGCCACGAGGGGGTGCGAAATAG
- the aroA gene encoding 3-phosphoshikimate 1-carboxyvinyltransferase, protein MANIRREKGLNGTIAIPGDKSISHRAVMFGAIAEGTTKVSNFLLGEDCLSTIACFRKLGVKIDQSGNDVTIYGKGLTGLQEPKEVLDVGNSGTTIRLMLGILANVPFHCTIIGDDSIGKRPMKRVTDPLREMNAQIDGREDGQYTPLSIRGGNIKGIHYDSPVASAQVKSAILLAGLKGEGVTTVTEPLQSRDHTERMLRAFGCTVEVTGQTVSLRGGQSLIGTEIEVPGDISSAAFFLVAGAIVPNSKIVLKNVGLNPTRTGIIDVLQKMGAILSVDHVRNEEFEPCGDITIETSKLQGIEIGGSLIPRLIDEIPIIALLATQATGTTVIKDAEELKVKETNRIDTVVQELKKLGVKIEATSDGMIIYGNQKLQGGIVDSHGDHRIGMMLAIASCIADGEVEIQRSDAVSVSYPNFFDQLASL, encoded by the coding sequence ATGGCAAATATAAGGCGAGAAAAAGGGTTAAATGGAACGATTGCGATACCTGGAGATAAATCGATTTCACATCGCGCTGTCATGTTTGGAGCGATAGCGGAAGGTACAACAAAAGTTTCAAATTTTTTATTAGGAGAAGATTGTTTAAGTACCATTGCATGTTTTCGAAAACTCGGTGTGAAAATTGATCAAAGTGGAAATGATGTCACGATATATGGAAAAGGATTAACTGGATTGCAAGAGCCCAAAGAGGTATTAGATGTGGGAAATTCGGGAACGACCATTCGCCTTATGCTCGGTATTTTAGCAAATGTACCTTTCCATTGTACAATCATAGGCGACGATTCTATTGGAAAACGTCCTATGAAACGTGTTACAGATCCTCTTCGTGAAATGAATGCACAAATAGATGGTCGAGAAGATGGACAATATACGCCATTATCGATTCGAGGCGGGAATATAAAAGGGATACATTATGATTCTCCTGTTGCAAGTGCACAAGTAAAATCAGCAATTTTACTTGCTGGATTAAAAGGAGAGGGCGTTACAACAGTAACGGAACCACTACAATCACGCGATCATACTGAGCGTATGCTCCGTGCATTTGGCTGTACAGTGGAAGTAACGGGCCAAACAGTTTCACTGCGAGGAGGACAATCCCTCATAGGGACGGAGATTGAAGTGCCTGGTGATATTTCTTCAGCAGCCTTTTTCTTAGTTGCAGGTGCGATTGTTCCGAATAGTAAAATCGTCTTGAAAAATGTTGGCTTAAATCCAACGAGAACAGGGATTATAGACGTTTTACAAAAAATGGGGGCAATTCTTTCGGTTGATCATGTACGAAATGAAGAATTTGAGCCATGTGGAGATATTACAATTGAAACTTCAAAATTACAAGGAATCGAAATTGGAGGCTCGTTAATTCCAAGATTAATTGATGAAATTCCTATTATTGCTTTACTAGCGACACAGGCAACTGGCACAACCGTTATTAAAGATGCTGAAGAATTAAAAGTAAAAGAAACAAATCGTATTGATACAGTTGTACAAGAACTAAAAAAGCTAGGCGTAAAAATTGAAGCGACATCAGATGGTATGATTATATATGGAAATCAGAAGCTACAAGGAGGGATTGTTGATAGTCATGGGGATCATCGCATTGGGATGATGCTTGCGATTGCTTCTTGTATCGCTGATGGCGAGGTTGAAATACAAAGAAGTGATGCGGTTTCTGTATCTTATCCAAACTTTTTTGATCAGTTGGCATCTTTGTAA
- the hisC gene encoding histidinol-phosphate transaminase, translating into MKVKEQLFSLNAYVPGKNIEEVKREYGLSKIVKLASNENPFGCSKRVKEALALLNEQYALYPDGAAFELRQKVANHLKVQPEQLLFGSGLDEVIQMISRALLHKGTNVVMARPTFSQYRHHAIIEGAEVREVPLKDGIHDLDAMLEQVDYNTRIVWVCNPNNPTGTYVEKQKLLSFLENVPKSSLVIMDEAYYEYAGAEDYPQTLPLLEKYENLMVLRTFSKAYGLAAFRIGYAVGYAELIKKLEVARLPFNTSTVAQVVASVAIDDQSFLQECVKKNAEGLEQYYQFCKEYDVFYYPSQTNFIFLKIGLPGNEVFERLMKKGYIVRSGAPFGLLDGIRITVGLKEENAEIIALLANLVKEHVKKEETYS; encoded by the coding sequence ATGAAAGTGAAAGAGCAGTTGTTCAGTTTAAATGCGTATGTACCTGGCAAAAACATTGAAGAAGTAAAGAGGGAGTATGGACTATCGAAAATTGTTAAGCTAGCATCGAATGAAAATCCATTTGGTTGTTCGAAACGTGTAAAAGAAGCACTTGCTTTATTAAATGAGCAATATGCACTATATCCAGATGGCGCTGCATTTGAACTTCGTCAAAAGGTAGCGAATCATCTGAAAGTGCAACCAGAGCAACTTCTATTTGGTAGCGGATTGGATGAGGTTATTCAGATGATTAGTCGTGCTTTATTACATAAAGGCACAAATGTTGTGATGGCGAGGCCAACTTTTTCTCAATATCGTCATCATGCTATCATCGAAGGGGCTGAAGTTCGTGAAGTACCGTTAAAAGATGGGATTCATGACTTAGATGCTATGCTTGAACAAGTAGATTACAATACGCGCATTGTCTGGGTCTGTAATCCGAATAATCCGACTGGTACATATGTAGAAAAGCAGAAATTACTTTCATTTTTAGAGAATGTTCCAAAGTCATCGCTCGTTATTATGGATGAAGCATACTATGAATATGCAGGTGCTGAAGATTACCCGCAAACATTACCACTTCTTGAAAAATATGAAAACCTTATGGTGTTACGTACATTTTCGAAAGCTTACGGATTAGCTGCTTTTCGGATTGGATATGCTGTAGGATACGCGGAGTTAATAAAGAAGTTGGAAGTAGCAAGATTGCCATTTAATACATCGACTGTTGCGCAAGTCGTGGCATCAGTGGCAATAGACGATCAATCATTTCTACAAGAATGTGTGAAAAAGAATGCGGAAGGTTTAGAACAATATTATCAATTTTGTAAAGAATATGATGTGTTTTATTATCCATCTCAAACGAATTTCATTTTCCTAAAGATTGGTCTTCCGGGTAACGAAGTGTTTGAGAGATTAATGAAAAAAGGATATATTGTTCGATCAGGTGCACCGTTTGGTTTATTGGATGGTATTCGTATTACAGTTGGTTTAAAAGAAGAGAACGCTGAGATTATTGCGTTGCTTGCGAATCTCGTAAAAGAACATGTGAAGAAAGAAGAAACATACTCTTAA
- a CDS encoding YpiF family protein — MRWAVKDAEQFVQAREYVDTCIIPLLSISVAKEMKALVEQGEFIEVLSMELEREYKGRVLLLPAFTYLAENQEKEKERLEGWTNHLQEQGIQHIVYVTSDFAWKQANVLQGQLFWLPAISFDQLSDQAKREVIHAHIKNIMELLTEKWKNIK; from the coding sequence TTGAGATGGGCTGTAAAAGATGCAGAACAGTTTGTACAAGCAAGGGAATATGTAGATACATGTATTATACCTCTTCTCTCAATTTCAGTAGCGAAAGAGATGAAGGCGCTTGTAGAACAAGGGGAATTTATTGAGGTTTTGAGTATGGAATTAGAAAGAGAATATAAAGGCAGAGTCTTGTTATTACCGGCCTTTACTTACTTAGCGGAAAATCAAGAAAAAGAGAAAGAAAGATTGGAAGGATGGACGAATCATTTACAAGAGCAAGGGATACAGCATATTGTGTATGTGACAAGTGACTTCGCTTGGAAACAAGCTAATGTATTACAAGGACAATTATTTTGGTTGCCGGCTATATCATTCGATCAACTTAGTGATCAAGCAAAAAGAGAAGTCATTCATGCTCATATTAAAAATATAATGGAATTATTAACTGAAAAATGGAAAAATATAAAATAA
- the aroC gene encoding chorismate synthase, whose translation MRYITAGESHGPQLTTILEGIPAGLPLVADDINAELARRQKGYGRGRRMQIEKDQVQIVSGVRHGQTIGAPIALIVENKDFAHWTKIMGAAPLTEQEKKEMKRQITRPRPGHADLNGAIKYGHRDMRNVLERSSARETTVRVAAGAVAKKVLAELGIKVAGHVIEIGGVRAEQTTYETIEQLQEITEASPVRCLDGEAGKKMMQAIDDAKASGDSIGGIVEVIVEGMPIGVGSYVHYDRKLDAKLAAAVMSINAFKGVEIGIGFEAAHRPGSQVHDEILWNEEEGYTRRTNHAGGLEGGMTTGMPVVVRGVMKPIPTLYKPLQSVDIETKESFSASIERSDSCAVPAASVVAEAVVAWELATALVEQFGADRMDCIRENIERHNEYAREF comes from the coding sequence ATGAGATATATAACAGCTGGTGAGTCACATGGTCCGCAACTGACAACGATTTTGGAAGGGATTCCGGCAGGTTTACCTCTAGTCGCGGATGATATAAATGCCGAGTTAGCGAGACGACAAAAAGGGTACGGCCGAGGAAGACGCATGCAAATTGAAAAGGATCAAGTTCAAATTGTAAGTGGTGTCAGACATGGTCAAACAATTGGAGCACCCATTGCACTTATTGTAGAAAATAAGGATTTTGCCCATTGGACGAAAATTATGGGAGCAGCCCCTTTAACTGAGCAAGAAAAAAAGGAAATGAAACGACAAATTACAAGACCAAGACCAGGGCATGCCGATTTAAATGGTGCCATTAAATATGGTCATCGAGATATGAGAAACGTACTTGAGCGTTCTTCCGCACGTGAAACAACAGTGCGAGTAGCGGCAGGCGCTGTGGCAAAGAAAGTGTTAGCAGAGCTTGGCATTAAAGTGGCAGGACATGTCATCGAAATTGGTGGTGTGCGCGCTGAACAAACGACTTACGAAACGATTGAACAACTGCAAGAAATTACCGAAGCATCTCCTGTTCGTTGTTTAGATGGAGAAGCTGGGAAAAAGATGATGCAAGCGATAGATGATGCGAAAGCAAGTGGCGATTCTATTGGTGGTATTGTAGAAGTTATTGTTGAAGGCATGCCAATTGGAGTTGGCAGCTATGTGCATTATGATAGAAAGCTTGATGCGAAATTAGCAGCAGCAGTTATGAGCATTAATGCCTTTAAAGGTGTGGAAATTGGTATTGGATTTGAAGCAGCTCATCGTCCAGGAAGTCAAGTTCATGATGAGATTCTTTGGAACGAAGAAGAAGGGTACACGAGAAGAACGAATCATGCTGGCGGTCTAGAAGGTGGTATGACAACGGGCATGCCAGTTGTTGTTCGCGGGGTTATGAAACCTATTCCAACATTATATAAACCCCTCCAAAGTGTTGATATTGAAACGAAAGAGTCTTTCTCAGCAAGCATTGAGCGCTCTGATAGTTGTGCTGTACCAGCGGCAAGTGTTGTAGCGGAAGCAGTTGTTGCATGGGAGCTAGCTACAGCTTTAGTGGAGCAATTTGGAGCAGATCGAATGGATTGTATTCGTGAAAATATTGAGCGACATAATGAATACGCGAGGGAATTTTAA
- the ndk gene encoding nucleoside-diphosphate kinase translates to MEKTFLMVKPDGVQRAFIGEIVARFEKKGFQLVGAKLMQVTPEIAKQHYAEHVEKPFFGELVDFITSGPVFAMVWQGEGVVNTARNMMGKTRPHEAAPGTIRGDFGLTVEKNVIHGSDSLESAEREIGIFFKEEELVDYSKLMNQWIY, encoded by the coding sequence ATGGAAAAAACATTTCTAATGGTAAAACCAGACGGCGTACAACGTGCCTTCATTGGGGAAATTGTAGCTCGTTTTGAGAAAAAGGGCTTTCAATTGGTTGGTGCGAAATTAATGCAAGTTACTCCAGAAATTGCAAAGCAACATTATGCTGAGCATGTGGAAAAGCCTTTCTTTGGTGAATTAGTAGATTTTATTACATCTGGACCGGTGTTTGCAATGGTATGGCAAGGAGAAGGTGTAGTAAATACTGCTCGTAACATGATGGGGAAAACAAGACCACATGAAGCGGCACCAGGTACAATTCGTGGCGATTTCGGTTTAACAGTTGAGAAAAATGTAATCCACGGTTCTGATTCTTTAGAAAGTGCTGAACGTGAGATTGGTATTTTCTTCAAAGAAGAAGAGTTAGTAGATTATTCAAAACTAATGAATCAATGGATTTATTAA
- a CDS encoding heptaprenyl diphosphate synthase component 1, which produces MCDIYRGYADIKEQLLEKLRHPYFINYIEEPFIDEEKVVLLYTALKNANLHKEQIEHYVVTIMLVQIALDTHEKVSNKADQEASESHKCRQLTVLAGDYYSGLYYYLLSMNCDIVLIRALAEGIKEINEHKIMLYQKAYHTVDEIIESVMTIESALLQKTCDHFQISHWKLFVAHVLGKNRLQKEYRLHAEKQNAPVFEAVRAILLNDDEKNVKTVFEDWLEKLNKQKQIFLKNHKEFGDIVSTLKGKLNT; this is translated from the coding sequence GTGTGTGACATCTACAGAGGATATGCGGATATAAAGGAGCAGTTGTTAGAAAAACTGCGCCATCCTTATTTTATAAATTATATTGAGGAACCATTTATTGATGAAGAAAAGGTAGTACTTTTATACACCGCTTTAAAGAATGCAAATTTACATAAAGAACAAATTGAACATTATGTAGTAACAATCATGCTTGTACAAATTGCGCTTGATACACATGAAAAAGTATCGAATAAGGCAGATCAAGAAGCAAGTGAATCTCATAAGTGTCGTCAACTTACAGTTCTTGCAGGAGATTATTATAGTGGTTTGTATTACTATTTATTGTCAATGAATTGTGATATTGTTTTAATTCGTGCACTTGCAGAAGGTATTAAAGAAATTAATGAGCATAAAATCATGCTGTATCAGAAGGCATATCACACAGTAGATGAAATCATTGAAAGTGTTATGACAATCGAATCGGCGCTTTTACAAAAAACGTGTGATCATTTTCAAATATCACATTGGAAACTGTTTGTAGCACATGTATTAGGGAAAAATCGTCTTCAAAAAGAGTATCGATTGCATGCTGAAAAACAAAATGCACCTGTTTTTGAAGCGGTTCGAGCCATTTTATTAAATGATGATGAAAAAAATGTGAAGACCGTCTTTGAGGATTGGTTAGAAAAATTGAACAAGCAGAAACAAATATTTTTGAAAAATCATAAAGAATTTGGAGATATCGTTTCTACTTTAAAAGGCAAATTGAACACTTAA
- the hepT gene encoding heptaprenyl diphosphate synthase component II, translating into MKLQLMYSFLRSDINVIEKELKKTVASEQPLVEEAALQLIEAGGKRIRPVFVLLAGKFGEYKLDAIKHVAVALELIHMASLVHDDVIDAALLRRGSATVNANWGDRIAMYTGDYLFAKSLECITNLEVPEAHQALSYTILEVCKGEIEQIKDKYNYDQNLRTYLRRIKRKTALLIAASCQLGAIASGASRDTVNRLFWYGYFVGMSYQIIDDILDFVSTEEKLGKPAGGDLLQGNVTLPALYAMEDSKLREKIVSVHENTTASEMKEIIHAIKMSPAIDRAFAFSERYLHKALEVIKPLPRGQAKYALQNVAKYIGKRKF; encoded by the coding sequence ATGAAGTTACAACTTATGTACTCTTTTTTACGATCAGATATTAATGTGATAGAAAAAGAATTAAAAAAGACGGTTGCTTCTGAGCAACCGTTAGTGGAAGAAGCAGCATTGCAACTGATTGAAGCTGGTGGGAAACGAATTCGTCCTGTATTTGTACTTCTTGCAGGGAAATTTGGGGAATATAAATTAGATGCGATTAAGCATGTAGCGGTTGCATTAGAACTTATTCATATGGCATCCCTTGTTCATGATGATGTGATTGACGCTGCTCTATTGCGACGTGGCAGTGCAACAGTGAATGCAAACTGGGGAGATCGTATTGCGATGTATACGGGAGATTATTTATTTGCAAAATCTCTTGAATGCATTACGAATCTAGAGGTTCCAGAAGCTCATCAAGCCTTGTCTTATACAATTTTAGAAGTATGTAAAGGTGAGATTGAACAAATTAAAGACAAGTATAATTATGATCAAAACTTACGAACATATTTGCGTAGAATTAAGAGAAAAACGGCGCTACTCATTGCCGCGAGTTGTCAGTTAGGTGCAATTGCTTCTGGGGCAAGTCGCGATACGGTAAATCGCTTGTTTTGGTATGGGTATTTTGTCGGCATGTCGTATCAAATTATCGATGATATTTTAGATTTTGTTTCGACAGAAGAGAAACTTGGCAAACCTGCTGGTGGAGATTTATTACAGGGGAATGTTACACTTCCAGCTTTGTATGCGATGGAAGATTCGAAGCTTCGAGAGAAAATTGTATCTGTTCATGAAAATACAACAGCAAGCGAAATGAAGGAAATAATCCATGCTATTAAAATGAGTCCGGCAATTGATCGAGCATTTGCATTTAGTGAACGTTATTTACATAAAGCTTTAGAAGTGATTAAACCATTGCCTAGAGGACAGGCGAAATATGCTTTGCAAAATGTAGCAAAGTATATTGGAAAAAGAAAATTTTAA